Proteins encoded within one genomic window of Dasypus novemcinctus isolate mDasNov1 chromosome 17, mDasNov1.1.hap2, whole genome shotgun sequence:
- the LOC131274000 gene encoding C-type lectin domain family 4 member F-like isoform X1 yields the protein MQMLKYKVDNVCSQIQMLSGHLENTSADIRMVKGVLEDAGTYHIQTQMLRNSLEGAVAEIQGLRRALEKANTLNSQTQDFLQSSSENTSFVLHMLSQDLEDANAEIQLLKTQMLEKRLKEAQDEIQRLKVNVNNTNSLSVKIQEQESSLETLRAACASQEQLQRTQTQYVQFLQDCCKFYCRSLHYFFDVKKCSEEAEQFCASQGAHLASVSSEEEQVFEQGAAGQLDNGNGHTEDCVHPQQMWGDV from the exons ATGCAGATGCTGAAGTACAAGGTGGACAATGTCTGTTCTCAGATCCAGATGCTCAGCGGCCACCTGGAAAACACCAGTGCTGACATCCGGATGGTCAAAGGAGTTCTAGAGGATGCTGGCACCTACCATATCCAGACCCAGATGTTAAGGAATTCCTTGGAGGGGGCTGTTGCTGAGATCCAGGGCCTAAGGAGAGCTCTGGAAAAGGCAAACACATTGAATTCCCAGACCCAAGATTTCTTACAAAGCAGTTCAGAAAACACCAGCTTTGTGCTCCACATGTTAAGCCAAGACCTAGAAGATGCCAATGCTGAAATTCAGCTGTTAAAG ACCCAGATGTTAGAAAAGAGACTGAAGGAGGCACAGGACGAGATCCAGAGGCTAAAAGTTAATGTGAATAATACCAACTCGCTAAGTGTGAAAATCCAGGAGCAGGAGAGCAGCCTGGAGACCCTCCGCGCAGCCTGTGCTTCACAGGAGCAGCTACAAAGGACGCAAA CTCAGTATGTCCAGTTTCTCCAGGATTGCTGTAAGTTCTACTGTCGGAGCTTGCATTACTTTTTTGATGTCAAGAAGTGTTCGGAGGAGGCTGAGCAGTTCTGTGCATCCCAAGGAGCTCACCTGGCATCGGTGTCCTCTGAGGAAGAGCAG GTTTTTGAGCAAGGAGCAGCTGGACAACTGGACAACGGGAATGGGCACACGGAGGACTGTGTCCATCCTCAGCAGATGTGGGGTGATGTATAA
- the LOC131274000 gene encoding C-type lectin domain family 4 member F-like isoform X2, with the protein MQMLKYKVDNVCSQIQMLSGHLENTSADIRMVKGVLEDAGTYHIQTQMLRNSLEGAVAEIQGLRRALEKANTLNSQTQDFLQSSSENTSFVLHMLSQDLEDANAEIQLLKTQMLEKRLKEAQDEIQRLKVNVNNTNSLSVKIQEQESSLETLRAACASQEQLQRTQSF; encoded by the exons ATGCAGATGCTGAAGTACAAGGTGGACAATGTCTGTTCTCAGATCCAGATGCTCAGCGGCCACCTGGAAAACACCAGTGCTGACATCCGGATGGTCAAAGGAGTTCTAGAGGATGCTGGCACCTACCATATCCAGACCCAGATGTTAAGGAATTCCTTGGAGGGGGCTGTTGCTGAGATCCAGGGCCTAAGGAGAGCTCTGGAAAAGGCAAACACATTGAATTCCCAGACCCAAGATTTCTTACAAAGCAGTTCAGAAAACACCAGCTTTGTGCTCCACATGTTAAGCCAAGACCTAGAAGATGCCAATGCTGAAATTCAGCTGTTAAAG ACCCAGATGTTAGAAAAGAGACTGAAGGAGGCACAGGACGAGATCCAGAGGCTAAAAGTTAATGTGAATAATACCAACTCGCTAAGTGTGAAAATCCAGGAGCAGGAGAGCAGCCTGGAGACCCTCCGCGCAGCCTGTGCTTCACAGGAGCAGCTACAAAGGACGCAAA GTTTTTGA